The Streptomyces sp. NBC_00459 DNA segment TTCATCTTGCCGATGACGTCGTTCTCACGGCCCTGCTTGATGACCTCGTGAAGGGAGGCGCCGGAGTGCTTGAGTCGATTCTTGACCTCGGCCCGCTCCCGGCGAGCCGCGGCGGCCTTTTCGAGCGCGGCTGCGCGCTGTTCAGGGGTAAGGGGCGGAAGAGCCACGCCTACGTCACCTCGGATGTCGAACTGTCGGATACGGACCGGTGAGGAACCTAATCGCCCCTCACCTGGTGAGCTACGAGCAACACGCTCGCTCGTTGGCTCTCGTCGGAGACTAGCGGCCAAGTCCGCCAGAGTCAGCGAGAACAGCGGAAAAGTCCTGGTCAGCCTTCACCAGGTCGGATATTTCGGTCAAACTGCCCTGGATTTGAGAATGTATTCAGTCTCAAGGCGACCGGAAGTCACTCATCGGAGGACTCCGCCCAACTGTGCGAATCCTCAGGTAGCGGCCACGACGGCCCGGATCTCGTCCGCGAAGCGGTCCGACGCGTCCCTCAGAGCGACGAGTTCGGGACCGTGACGCAGAACACCTCGGCTGACGTTCGGAACCACGTTCCGCAGCGCCGCCCCGAACACCCCGCGAAGATCGGCCGGGGTCGCGCCCTGCGCACCGACCCCGGGCGCCAGGAGAGGTCCGTTGATGTCGAGGTCGTAGGACGAGATGTCGCCGAGCGTGGCCCCGACGACCGCGCCGAAGGAGCCCATGGGCCGCTCCCCCGCGTTCTCCGCGGCGAGGTACGCCAGCATGGTGGCGCCGACGTTCAGCCCGTCCTCGCGGACGGCGTGCTGCACCTGACCGCCCTCGGGGTTGGACGTCAGCGCCAGTACGAACAGGCCCACGCCGCTCTCCCGTGCGAGGTCGACCGCCGGCTGCAGCGAGCCGTAGCCGAGATACGGCGAAACGGTGAGCGCGTCCGAGAACAGTGGGGCGCCCTTCTCCAGAAAGGCTGCGGCGTACGCGGCCATGGTGGAGCCGATGTCGCCGCGCTTGGCGTCCATCACGACCAGCGTGCCGGCCTCCCGCGCCTCCTGGACCGTCTTCTCCAGTACGGCGATCCCGCGCGACCCGAACCGCTCGAAGAACGCGCTCTGCGGCTTCATCACCGCGACCCGTCCGGCCAGCGCCTCGACGACGGTGCGGC contains these protein-coding regions:
- a CDS encoding integration host factor is translated as MALPPLTPEQRAAALEKAAAARRERAEVKNRLKHSGASLHEVIKQGRENDVIGKMKVSALLESLPGVGKVRAKQIMERLGISESRRVRGLGSNQVASLEREFGSTGS
- the pyrF gene encoding orotidine-5'-phosphate decarboxylase, producing MTVLEPFGARLRRAMDERGPLCVGIDPHASLLLDWGLNDDVAGLERFSRTVVEALAGRVAVMKPQSAFFERFGSRGIAVLEKTVQEAREAGTLVVMDAKRGDIGSTMAAYAAAFLEKGAPLFSDALTVSPYLGYGSLQPAVDLARESGVGLFVLALTSNPEGGQVQHAVREDGLNVGATMLAYLAAENAGERPMGSFGAVVGATLGDISSYDLDINGPLLAPGVGAQGATPADLRGVFGAALRNVVPNVSRGVLRHGPELVALRDASDRFADEIRAVVAAT